The DNA segment ATTTCTGGATACCTACTCTGCAGACTTCCAGAAGTGTCCAGGGTGGGAGAGCCTGCGGTTGAGTTTGGGCAGCTTCTCAAGCATGTCGGCCAGCTGGGTGAAGGTGGGCCTGTCTCTCAGGTCGTACGCCCAGCAGGCAGAGAGGATCTCCTGAGACGACAAACCACTCAGTCAGCGCACCTGGCAACCCACTGAGCCATGCATTCACTTGGCTGGGGCCAAACAGTTTTGACCCGAATCAATTCTTTCACCATACATGGGTGCCGACTGGATTTATTTtgcgattttcatttattgcgattctagaagtattgcgATTCGATAGTATAGAgtattgtaattttcttttcctaatttaacaaaacaaaataattgaatAGTACACTTCTAGAGGCAATATATTattaaacatttctaaaaattgGGTGCCcgaatagctcagttggtagagctaCCTAGAGTcaactcctcgacgcagcgggccagggttcgactccgacatgcgtccctttgctgcatgtcattcccccccctctctcacccctttcatgtctttagctgtcctatcaaaataaaatgctgaaaatggcccaaaaaattatcttctaaaaactaattgttttctaagaagaataaACATCGCGTTTCAGTCTTCAacatgtcagtctgacatttatttcatttgtacagaacATGGGtattctgcattttctgcttttgttctTTTGCTGGAAACGGATAGGATGTAGTCGGTGTCAGCATTATCGTATAAACCCAAAAAATCTTTAGGTGAATCGTTGGctacaaaaatacataaatataatattgattctagggaaaagaatcgattttaaattttttggaaaaaaataaaaaaataatcaggaTACATTCAatttttgttccccccccctcccctacactctaaactggggaccatgaatgatGATTATTATAAAAAGTTTTGCAACATCTTCCCATCTGTCCATCACAAGAGCACGGCTGAGGATTTGCCACTATTATACAGGcagaacaaaaagacaaacaagacaACCTTTTCTTAAAGACCGACACaccgtgtgcgtgtgtatgtgtttgaacTCACAGTGACCTCCTTGCCGAGGCTGATCTCCGCCAAGACCTTCTTTATGCCCTCTCCGCTCCCCACCTGCCAGATGGTAGCTTCCACATGCTGGTTGGTGATGGGCCAGTCCCTAGCTTGAAGCTCATACCAAATGGTGCTTAAagggaacaaaataaaaaaaagtatgatcATTCTGTCAACTCTCTCAGTAAAGTAAGCTTGTTTTAGTCACAAACAGGTGTGACGCAACAGTAGGTCTCCAGTGCTTAAACTAAGTTAACTAAGATGAGTGTGCAGAACTCACCCAAAGGCGTACACATCTGCCGCTGTGGAAAAAGGAAGGCGGTCCTCGTTGTTACCTGGGCTCATCCTGCACACAATCTCTGGTGCAAGGTAACAAATCCAGCCATGTGGAAGTTTGAGTTTGTTTTCACGcctggaagaaaagaaaagaaaaaaaaaaaaagagggtatACATTTGTCAGTAACAAATCAATGGAGTGGAAAATCTGAGTGGAGAGATGTATTAAATGGAGTGGAAAATGCATTAACTAAATGCAGTCTATTTCCAACTTCTGTGAACAAAAGCTTTTCATGAAGCCATACACAAAGGGGAGTGTAACATTAGCAAGCTGTGTGCTCAAAAAGTACATAAAACAAGAGTGTGCTGGAAAGTAttcagattttaaaatcagcaGAGTTCAGCCTTTGAAAAAGAATATACCTGCAGGACTGGAGCCATTGTGGACGGCAGCAATTATTACAAATCACTGGCCCTCCCCAGGTAATAGCAGTGTGGTGTGAAGAGCACTTTGGCTGAGCTTATGTTTTTAAGGCCTCCGGAGAGACGTTTCTTACCTCCCCTCCTGAACAACTCCAGAGATCCCAAACAGCCCGAAGTCAGTGATTATGACTTTATTGGTATCATGAAAAACGTTCTTTGACTTCAAGTCCTTGTGAACAATTCCTTTAGCGTGCAGATAGCCCATTCCCTGTGTCGGAAGACAAAGTGACAGTTTGAGTGTTTTTGCTatggcattttcttttcttttttttcttcgcaCATAATGATTTGGTCTGATTTGACAACATACTCTTGAATTCCatacaaagaaagcaaaaggaaCCACATTTCAAAAATGGAAAACGATTTATAAACATTAGCATTTCAATATATTTGGCTTTGTTGTATTACAGATTTCCTGTTTCTTATAATGAAAGTCAGTTCGTGGACATGCAACGTGGCTTCATCTATGAGAGGTTTGAAtacatatttaagaaaaaaatacctTTACAATCTCCTGAGCAATCTGTCTTGTCTTATTAATATCCAAAGTGTTCTTTGTGTCTCGAACAACTGAATACAGTGTCCTCCCTTTGCAGAAACTGTGGTGAGAGAGAATAAAAGAATACATTCAAGATTAAAACATATGTTTTAAGGTTAAAATTATTTCACAGTAGGGTGGCTcgattaagaaaagaaaaaagaaaaaaaaaatcataatcgcaattattttggtcaatatttaaatcacgattatttaacacaatttctcattgacttttggaaaaaagttgcaattattaaattttaaaaaccgtaAAACTGTTAcaaaaatcaacagtgaaaacccCTCAAACTGGAAAATTTCCTTTTTCACTCAGTAcactagacaaaaaaaaaagagtttatttgcaaaatgtgatgtgcaaaataatcgtgttttttttctagactactctgtttttttgtgatttctcGAAGTCCGAAATTGTAATCGCAACTGAAATTTAATCATAATTGaaaattaattgcacagccatATTTCAGAGTTATATATTTCTACCCTCACCTGGTGATGATGGCTAGGTGGGGCGGAGCCATGCAGGCCCCCATGAACAGGACCACATTCTCGTGCCTGGTCTGTCTGTAGTTCATCACCTCCTTCTTAAAGAGCTTCAGATGGTCCTGATTGTTCCCATCAATCTCAAGGAGTCGGATAGCTACCTCGCCGTGCCACCGACCTTTGTGCACTTTGCCCCAGCGGCCCTGCATCAACAGACGACAAGCACAAGAGCCTTTTGAAGTGTCTAtgacacataaaacaaacaaaacatacaacttGCATTATGAACCCCCAAGAAACAATGACACAGGAGTGTGTGCACTGCAATATTTCAGACCTCTCCAGAACAAATAATCTTGCTGAATGGAATTCAGCAGGTTATCATGATACCTATACTATTTAACATATAGGTCAGGTTTCTCACCTTTCCTATGAGTTCTCCGAGGTCCAGCTGCTCAAAAGGGATGTCCCACTCCTGCAGGTAGACGCTGGTCTGACTGGCCTTGCGGGAGATGGGGCCCTTCCACTGGTTTCCCCGAGAGCTGGGCAGATCGTCCAGCTCATCGCACTCCCCGTCTGAGCCCACGTTCATCCTCAtgtcctcttcctcatcttccCCTTCGTCCTCGTCCTCTTCGTCCTCATTATCGTCCTCTGCGTCGGGGTCTTCATCTTCAACCTCaatttcctcctccccttcctgcAAGAGTGTGGCGACGGCTTTGTTAATCTATTGTGCTTACTCACTGGCAATGTTCTGACAAATTAAGACTACGTTTCTACAGATGTgagaaaatggcaaaaatgACATATGAAGCATCTGCATCTTGCTATCGGATGGTTATACATGTAGTCTTATAGGGTGAGTCAATATATTAGATAAATGTGAGCCATCATTGACttataatattacatttttgtctcCAGCTCtgcagtgatatttacatgTCAGCAAGACAACACAGCACCTACATCACCCCAACAGGTCAAACCTGATTTGAACAAATGTCAGTGGAgctttgtttttggtcaatacCAGGCCAGCCATGTTAGAATGTGTTTACAAGAAACATGACTCTCTGGTTCGacggctgttttttttattgttttttttaaacttggtgCCATAACAAACATCCATTCAGAATGAGACGGTTTCTCTATCATGATGTTCTGGGTCAACAGCACTGTTTTTAGCTTTGTCTGGTTAACAGACTATCGGAGTCTTTCTGCCTATCAACTCATCTTATTTATATCTGCTACCTTTGATGGATGACAATATCAGTCCCCGAACATCTGAATGGGATGCACCTTTCAAAAATATGACTCTGAACAACCTCATTATACAGACGGTAAAACCTGTAGTTTCTGGACTGCAACATGTTGCAACATTACCTCTTCATCCTCATCTTCCACCAGCTCAGCATGTATGTCATCCACTGATTGCTCTATCTCACTGCTGTGATACAGAAGATTGATATCAGAGTAGTACAAACcaagaaaaattaaacaaagtaTTGAGTGAACTttattgtatatactgtatgtttatctactgtacagtatatataattaaatgtcTTACACAGTGTCTTGGAGGACTTCAGGATTCAAATGGGCAGGACTGGAGACATCTGTAGAGAAAAGTAAAATGGTTTAGGAAGGAATGAGATGAGAAAAAACTATATTACTTTCTAAACTCTCTATTACGTTCCCCCGTTTTCTATTAGGAAGGCCTCATCCCACCACATACAGAAGATGACTGCTCATGCATTTTCCCACTACCACCAGCAGATGGTGTCAGAAGGTTGTTAGGTGTACACATGCAATCCTAGTGCTGGCACACAGTGAAAGATAGCTACAGTTAAGTGCTCCAACCCTAAAAGCAAACATGCAGAGGGCAGAGAAAACGACAGTACGGGGAATCTAAGGTTTGAAGAGTGGACAGCATGACACTTTGGGACTCACCGGGGAAGATAAACTGCTGTCTATGCTGAAAGTAACAGGCAGCTTttgcacagaaaaaaagaagaggggaaGAGCGACAAGCATGGCAGGGAGAGAGACTCTTGGTTAGAGAAGCTTCACATTAACAGATCTTGTTAAAAAAAGCACAGTTCTTTAGTGTTAATGTCAtatatggagagagagagagagagagagagagaaagagaaagagagagagagagagagagagagagagagagagagagagagagagagagagagagagagagagagagagagaagggttgTTTGTGGCTCATACTATTAAATACTGTTAGACTGGAAAAGTGATTTTAGGAAAATAATACTTATAATTAAGAGAAATCAAGATCATAAATGTTAACATGCACATTTTATcacgtacagtatatgttttCTGGATTTGTTTGCGTTTCTCAGGCTATCTGTACTCGTGGATTTCcagctgtgtttctgtgtcctgGCATCTGGGAGGCTCACCTGGGAAGTTGAAACGGTTGTCCCGATGGCCTTTGGGCGAGGGGTTGGGTGGTGGAGTGGCGCTGGGAGGGTTGCTCTGCTGGAAGGGTGCAGGGGACGAAGGTGTGGACGAGGTGGTGGAGGACGGATTGCTGCTGGAGTCCAGCTGGTTCAGCACCGGAGGATGATCCTGGTGGGGTAGAGATGGATACCAACGATGATCAAGAGTTGATATTTAAAAAGGTGACTTTCGCACTTTGctttactttcatttttacaTCGCAGCAGTCAATGTGATTTCAAGGAAAACCTGCTGGATTGTGTTATGGCAGAGATAAGAATTGCATGATGGCATAACATGGGGTGAGCTTCACTAATGTTTTTAAAGGGCGGATGgcaaaaaaagactgaaaagcCGACGGCAAAATGACTTGCAGAACTATTTGCCTTGTAgcttcaaaacaaacacatgtagAATTAGATCAGAGAGGTTTTCTGTGCAAATATGGTCTTAATTTTCATATATAGAAAACCTCTCTgatttgtaatatatatatatatatatatatatatatatatatatatatatatatatatatatatatatatatatgtacacacacacacacaaatgcttagCATGGAGATACAAGTCTAGACTGGTATTTTTGTGGCATTCTACACTACGGCTTATATAAAGTAGCTGTGGTCTTAATTTTCATACATACAAATGCTTGACATGGATATACAACTCTAGTCTGGTATTTTAGTGGCATTCTACACTATGGCTTACCTAGTTTATTCCCAGGTATCATAGTTTGTAATTTCACAATGATTCAGTGATGTTTTATAAGTCTACACAAAGGAATGCTGTTTGCTGTAATGCAGAACTCCTAAGCCATTTAGATTTTATATACggtatttattttaccttttttgtaATGGCCTTTGGCAGTGTTCCGAACTGCGGTGCTTCTGGCGGCCGGTCCACAGGATTGTTTATATCAGACGGAACGGACTCAGTCCTCCTAATTTTGGCGACTGGAAAAGAAATTGGAAATGTCACAATGTCTATGCACAGTGCACTGCGTCCACTGAATCATGCAGATTGAGAAAAGAACAAAGCTTACTTGGTAGAAAGGAGATTCTGCAGGATGGGGCTTCCTTTGTGCATTTGTTGTGACACTTTAACCTGCACAGATAGTAGGAAGAGTATCAGCGTATGACACCCAAAACACTCTTTTAGTCCAGCTCCATGCACTCTCAGGGCCAAGGATTGAATCCTGTCAGAGCTCCTGTGTTTCCTTAACCGGCATTTCTAACATGCTACTGTTCTACTGCCTCAGTCAAtaacaaaaacacttaaaagtTGATTGACGTACCCTTTAAAAAGAAAGCGCATAACTCACCGACAGTGTTTGCACTTAACCCCAAACATCATGTTCTTCTGGCACACCTGACATGTCTGGGACAGCCAGGACTTGGTTGAAAAcctacataaaacacaagaaatgcTATAAAACCTAGAATATTCTTTGTCATTTCATTAATAACAAATCTAGTGTGttagatactgtatattatgaCGTAAGCTTAGGATAGAACGCAGTGTATCTGAGCAAAACATCTACCTGTGTGTGACTGCTAAGCCAATGTCCCTTCTCACTGCTTGTGGGGAGCtgcgatgccctgctacgtTATCTAGccaggggaagagagagagggaaggacaggaagaaggagagaaagatcGGAGGAAGGATTAGGTTATGTCGAGAAAGAATTGGTATCTACTGACCCGGGTAGTTAATTACATAAAAAACGTAGCATTTATTACTTCAGATTTTGTCATTAGAACAGTCAGCCCACATTTGGGGTGTGATTCCCACACATTGAAATGCTTCAGATGTTAGGTCACGTTCAAGCCCTAATACAAggacacacacttgcacataaATGCATATGAAATAAAGATGAGGAGTGAGAACTTTTCAGACCCAATCAAACCATCTATTCTTATTCATCACGGGTTAAATTAATGGATAAACATAGACTATTATTGACACATCATATGTGCATATTGACCAAataagcaaattaaaaaaaacaaatgtacagaGGTGCATGACTCACTCTTAATGGTGCTGTGCTCCTCCAGGAGGGTGGGCGTGCCAGGCAGGGTGTAAGACGCGGTGGTGGTAGCTGGGGTGACTCCTGGGGTCCGCGCTGACATGACGGGGTAACGAGAAGGCGAGTCCTCACATCCATTCCCGTTAACTTGCATATTCAGTAACAACTTATTCTTTTTAACACACCTGGAGAGATggaaagcaacagaaaaaaagggaataTTGGTGTTTCCTTAACTGGCATTTCTAACGCGCTAGACTGGGTGCTGGAGCAGGTCCGCAGCATTGCTTCAACACCAGACTGATCTGTGTAAGGCATGTTATGTAAGGGCTAGAGAGAGTACCTAAATAGCATTGGCACGGGATAAAAAAGGGTGACAACCTTAACACCTAAACTCAAGTCACAAGCGGTGccatcttcacacacacacacacacacacacacacgcacacgcacacgcacacgcgcaaaCGCATGTGAGTGTTCATAGTTTGAAAAATCATCAATTTGCCTAATTTTATCTGATCAGTCCTCAATTTTATTTCAACAGAACTCTGACTGTTTTCCAATTGCCATTGTAATACACCATTCAGTGTACAAAGACAGGATATATTAgcaggattgtgtgtgtgtgtgtgtgtttggatctATGACAACTATATTTACTTCTGCTGCCTTTGgcgtttttttctctttcacaaaAGCTTCCATAAACATACAGGATATTATGGATAAACATGTGgcttgtttgtgtatgtgcctCCAATcacaatagagaaaaaaaaatatgagagagagagagagagagagagagagagagagagagagagagagagagagagagagagagagagagagagagactgtgtgcATCTCACCACCTCTGAGCATTAGTCCTAGGAAAAACTTCCTGTTTTGACATGAGTCATAATCTCTGGGAATCTGTGTGGGGATTAGCTTTACTCATACAGCCGGAGCAAAGGAGCAACAGGCAGGATGTGAAAGGATgtgagagaggaagaaggagagagagagggaatgtgAGTGTTTCTGAGGAAAGCTCTGCTTCTGTCCTGACACAGTGTGAGATTGAGGTGAGAACCAGACACTGCAAACTGCTTTTAAGAAAACTGCACTAGCAACTGTTTTCATCAGTAGGAGATAAGAAACATGAGGCTGCAAAAGTAACCCAATTACCTCAATACCACCATAATCATGCTCGTTTAAGCAGGTTACAGAACCCACTCCTGCTATCTGTTCCCTCCATTTGTCCACTGGGCGGGGAATTATTACAGAGCTCACACACATCGTATCCACCCGTACACAATTATGGCTAACATAGTGCTTGACAGTCGTCTTACCAACTGtcaactactactactgtatGTCAGTGAGAATGAATTGTATTGCTTCATCTATTAGTAATGGAATAGTATAATTTGCAGAAGAATctagtaaacaaaaaaatctgctaAATAAATTGAGATTTGAGAAAATTAGCACTGTGTATCAAATTGTGTAGACCTTAACAGGACATTTGTAGTAACATCAATGGATCCTTAAATTAGAAATATGTAGAATCATCTTACCCtattaagtaaaataataaaggAATGGGAAAAATCCCACACTCCCCGATGCCCCGTGCTAACAAAGCCAGCAGTGGAACACTGTTACAATCACAATGTGATCTGAGGATTCCCATCTTGTTCTAGTCTGACCTACTTATGAAAATCTCTTGTCAGGGGTGAATTCTGCAAGAGTACGTTGGATTAAACAGCTTTGTGAGCACCTACTTGTTGGTGGGTGGGTCCTCGATGCGGTTGCCCAGCTGGGACTCGTGGCTTTTGCTGCGCGTCAGGGTGATGTTGGGAAGTAGATGCAGAACTTTGCGGGACGGAGGTGGAGGGGTGCATGGGGGCTTCAGTCGGTGACGCCTCTTTGACGGCGGAGTTATGGGTGGGGTGGAAGTGTGTCCGTGGAGCCGAGCTGTGCGAGCTAAGGACATCGGGAAGGGATCTGTAAGAGGGCTTTCGCTGTAGGAGTATGATGCCAGCGCCTCAGGCGTGGGCACCCCGGACACGGAGCCCGAGCGAGGATGAGGGAAGGTAGCGCAGGGGGTGGATGGGGTGGACTGGATGGCGGATGGGCGGGCGAGAGGTGAGGGACTGTGAGAGCGGAGTGGAGTTCCCAGGCTGGTTAGCTGGTCTGCAGTCAGTAGAGAACCACTGTCCCTCCTTGAGGGCTCAGACAGCCAGAGACTGCCGTCGTCCCTCAGCTCTCCTCCTGGACGGCagacaacacagaaaaacaccatGAATAGAAAGAATGAGAAGAATACAACGTGATGCATGCTGATCCCGGAGTAAACACATACCTGATTCAGTGGCACTCTTCAGACAGGAGAGGGCAGCACTGAGCCTGGCACATTCTTCTGAACTGGACCCAAGTCTTCGCAGTGTATCCCTCACCTGAACACCTGACATCTGCAGTAAGGCATCCAGAGACAACTTTGCTTCCACTGCCTGCACAAGAGCAAtaccaagaaaaagaaaaggtttgaGCGCTCAATAACTACTCAATAACTATANNNNNNNNNNCAAAACCACAAGCAATATACATGATGTATCAGTGGGAAACAATCAGCAGGTTTAGCACTAAGGTGAAATAAGATACAGTGTCTAAATGGTCTTCAGGCTGTTGATTATTTGCTAAACCTTCTCCTGTATCTAAAACTTAACACCATAATAAAACTCATGACATTTGTGCCACAGGAGAAAGCAAAGCttgaagtctctctctctctctggtttaaataacataaaaaaacttGTTAGAAAACTTACAACACAGCAGTGGTCTCAACAACATGGCCCGCAGCAGGCTGGAAGTCAGTATTAAAAGGGCAGTTCTTTACAGTATTAAATAGGTCACACAACCCTTTGTCTTGCTCTGTTCCTGGAAATCGGTTGTAATCCTGTGTGTTTGGGGAATTTATCATATCGCTTCTTCCACTTATATGGCTGTGCAGATTATTCGGTACTACAGCTGTAGTATGAGCCTGTAGTAGAAGGTAGAAGTGAACACAAAAGACAGGACTTGGGTCCAGCAAGTCTGAGCAATTTTGTCTATGCAAGATTTGTATTCTACTGTTTGAGAGTCAGTTGTGTTCATTCAGATTCACTCAGGATTTCCTAACATGTATGCAATGGATGAAGTAAAGCGCTGTCTTTAGAAAAAGTGATCACGGCACAGGGGTGAAGGAAACAATGAGAGCAgctaacatgaagacaacagacatcacacaaAACACCATTGTGTAAGTACATTAGAAAGGCAAAATATGAGTGGGAGGCAGTGTGAGTAACACTGGCAGGCtacaaattatgaaaataacaCTCAGACAAGACACAGATACATGGCTGCTGGGACTGAATACACTGCAACTTGGTTTGACTTGCAATCAcattcctccccccccccccaagtagATACAGGNNNNNNNNNNACAACATGCAAACAACTAGTAATTGACTACTTATCAAATTAGAAATTATAATGTAAATAGACTCTTCTATCGTACAATgaagagagtaagagagagaaagagggtaCTGGAAGAGTTCTTTTTTGTAAACTATGAGACACTCACAATCAACAATGAAACACGCCTTTTCACACTGAACAGTGTGATTGTGTATCTGTAGTTAACAAATATAGGACATTTTCTGCAgcaaaaatgaatttaaatacaATTGTACCTTTGATCCAACATTGCTTGATAGCCATTTAGTTAATTAATAGTAGTTTGAACAACCTTTATTAAAAAGGACGCGCCCTTGCTAGTATGCCATACATGTAAGAACAATTTATAAAGGTCccatgcttttatatagaccttagtggtcccctaaaaccatatctgaagtctctttctcaaaattcagccttgatgcagaattacagccactagaaccagtcccacaatgagctttccttagtatgtgccattgcTGAggctgtagcttttgaggaagagagagggggggggggggggggggagcaaggtggaggctgggggtgtggccttgaccaactgccactttgcgaGTTTGAAAGCCTTGGTGTCTATCTCCCTCATGgtcgggccaaattctctgggcaggcaaagcagagaaaggggaggtaaccttgccccttatgaggtcataaggggcaagattccagatcagcccatctgagctttcattttctcaaagacagaacAGGATAATCCAGGGCTCGGTATACACCTGTCACCATTCCTAGCCACTGGCAGGCAGGGGGAACATgtagtaatgttaaaaaaacttataaagtgaaatgttcatgccatgggacctttacgcTAATTCCACATACTCCCACATCAGTTTCCTCTCATTTCCATtggttatacagtatgtacaccaCAATCAGAATAgttggaatagaatagaaaagaatAGCTGAGGATCAGGTGGTTAAAAACATAAACTGAAGCTGTGTGGATACAGAGCTACACGCCTGAGGTATTTACTGTTTACTTTATATTTAGTTACTGAGGCAGTAGGCAAAATGACAGCA comes from the Etheostoma spectabile isolate EspeVRDwgs_2016 chromosome 13, UIUC_Espe_1.0, whole genome shotgun sequence genome and includes:
- the ksr1a gene encoding kinase suppressor of Ras 1 isoform X3; translated protein: MKYICKQLQCKQKVPETDRPEALDSYPHLRDWLRTINLRPELIEAVEAKLSLDALLQMSGVQVRDTLRRLGSSSEECARLSAALSCLKSATESGGELRDDGSLWLSEPSRRDSGSLLTADQLTSLGTPLRSHSPSPLARPSAIQSTPSTPCATFPHPRSGSVSGVPTPEALASYSYSESPLTDPFPMSLARTARLHGHTSTPPITPPSKRRHRLKPPCTPPPPSRKVLHLLPNITLTRSKSHESQLGNRIEDPPTNKCVKKNKLLLNMQVNGNGCEDSPSRYPVMSARTPGVTPATTTASYTLPGTPTLLEEHSTIKNNVAGHRSSPQAVRRDIGLAVTHRFSTKSWLSQTCQVCQKNMMFGVKCKHCRLKCHNKCTKEAPSCRISFLPIAKIRRTESVPSDINNPVDRPPEAPQFGTLPKAITKKDHPPVLNQLDSSSNPSSTTSSTPSSPAPFQQSNPPSATPPPNPSPKGHRDNRFNFPAACYFQHRQQFIFPDVSSPAHLNPEVLQDTVSEIEQSVDDIHAELVEDEDEEEGEEEIEVEDEDPDAEDDNEDEEDEDEGEDEEEDMRMNVGSDGECDELDDLPSSRGNQWKGPISRKASQTSVYLQEWDIPFEQLDLGELIGKGRWGKVHKGRWHGEVAIRLLEIDGNNQDHLKLFKKEVMNYRQTRHENVVLFMGACMAPPHLAIITSFCKGRTLYSVVRDTKNTLDINKTRQIAQEIVKGMGYLHAKGIVHKDLKSKNVFHDTNKVIITDFGLFGISGVVQEGRRENKLKLPHGWICYLAPEIVCRMSPGNNEDRLPFSTAADVYAFGTIWYELQARDWPITNQHVEATIWQVGSGEGIKKVLAEISLGKEVTEILSACWAYDLRDRPTFTQLADMLEKLPKLNRRLSHPGHFWKSAEL
- the ksr1a gene encoding kinase suppressor of Ras 1 isoform X1, translated to MDSVSAKGGKMVESDEQPERDSSGGAAMAALHQCELIQNMIEISISSLQGLRTKCAASNDLTQQEIRTLEVKLMKYICKQLQCKQKVPETDRPEALDSYPHLRDWLRTINLRPELIEAVEAKLSLDALLQMSGVQVRDTLRRLGSSSEECARLSAALSCLKSATESGGELRDDGSLWLSEPSRRDSGSLLTADQLTSLGTPLRSHSPSPLARPSAIQSTPSTPCATFPHPRSGSVSGVPTPEALASYSYSESPLTDPFPMSLARTARLHGHTSTPPITPPSKRRHRLKPPCTPPPPSRKVLHLLPNITLTRSKSHESQLGNRIEDPPTNKCVKKNKLLLNMQVNGNGCEDSPSRYPVMSARTPGVTPATTTASYTLPGTPTLLEEHSTIKNNVAGHRSSPQAVRRDIGLAVTHRFSTKSWLSQTCQVCQKNMMFGVKCKHCRLKCHNKCTKEAPSCRISFLPIAKIRRTESVPSDINNPVDRPPEAPQFGTLPKAITKKDHPPVLNQLDSSSNPSSTTSSTPSSPAPFQQSNPPSATPPPNPSPKGHRDNRFNFPAACYFQHRQQFIFPDVSSPAHLNPEVLQDTVSEIEQSVDDIHAELVEDEDEEEGEEEIEVEDEDPDAEDDNEDEEDEDEGEDEEEDMRMNVGSDGECDELDDLPSSRGNQWKGPISRKASQTSVYLQEWDIPFEQLDLGELIGKGRWGKVHKGRWHGEVAIRLLEIDGNNQDHLKLFKKEVMNYRQTRHENVVLFMGACMAPPHLAIITSFCKGRTLYSVVRDTKNTLDINKTRQIAQEIVKGMGYLHAKGIVHKDLKSKNVFHDTNKVIITDFGLFGISGVVQEGRRENKLKLPHGWICYLAPEIVCRMSPGNNEDRLPFSTAADVYAFGTIWYELQARDWPITNQHVEATIWQVGSGEGIKKVLAEISLGKEVTEILSACWAYDLRDRPTFTQLADMLEKLPKLNRRLSHPGHFWKSAEL
- the ksr1a gene encoding kinase suppressor of Ras 1 isoform X2: MDSVSAKGGKMVESDEQPERDSSGGAAMAALHQCELIQNMIEISISSLQGLRTKCAASNDLTQQEIRTLEVKLMKYICKQLQCKQKVPETDRPEALDSYPHLRDWLRTINLRPELIEAVEAKLSLDALLQMSGVQVRDTLRRLGSSSEECARLSAALSCLKSATESGGELRDDGSLWLSEPSRRDSGSLLTADQLTSLGTPLRSHSPSPLARPSAIQSTPSTPCATFPHPRSGSVSGVPTPEALASYSYSESPLTDPFPMSLARTARLHGHTSTPPITPPSKRRHRLKPPCTPPPPSRKVLHLLPNITLTRSKSHESQLGNRIEDPPTNKCVKKNKLLLNMQVNGNGCEDSPSRYPVMSARTPGVTPATTTASYTLPGTPTLLEEHSTIKNNVAGHRSSPQAVRRDIGLAVTHRFSTKSWLSQTCQVCQKNMMFGVKCKHCRLKCHNKCTKEAPSCRISFLPIAKIRRTESVPSDINNPVDRPPEAPQFGTLPKAITKKDHPPVLNQLDSSSNPSSTTSSTPSSPAPFQQSNPPSATPPPNPSPKGHRDNRFNFPDVSSPAHLNPEVLQDTVSEIEQSVDDIHAELVEDEDEEEGEEEIEVEDEDPDAEDDNEDEEDEDEGEDEEEDMRMNVGSDGECDELDDLPSSRGNQWKGPISRKASQTSVYLQEWDIPFEQLDLGELIGKGRWGKVHKGRWHGEVAIRLLEIDGNNQDHLKLFKKEVMNYRQTRHENVVLFMGACMAPPHLAIITSFCKGRTLYSVVRDTKNTLDINKTRQIAQEIVKGMGYLHAKGIVHKDLKSKNVFHDTNKVIITDFGLFGISGVVQEGRRENKLKLPHGWICYLAPEIVCRMSPGNNEDRLPFSTAADVYAFGTIWYELQARDWPITNQHVEATIWQVGSGEGIKKVLAEISLGKEVTEILSACWAYDLRDRPTFTQLADMLEKLPKLNRRLSHPGHFWKSAEL